One genomic window of Syntrophales bacterium includes the following:
- a CDS encoding carboxyl transferase domain-containing protein: protein MVTLRDKWEEREATIKRLKWGGGPSEIEKVHQQGKLTARERIEKLLDQGSFQEIDLWSSAYKTGFDIDEVDAPGDAVIVGQGEINGRPVFVWAQDATVLGGTMAENHIRKIVTVMEKALKERCPIIGMYDSEGMRIQNLVHAHSHFTPGLMMRFQTLSSGVIPQVSLVMGPCVGPAALSAVLTDFVFMVRGTSYMHVAPPPPLVTGREIGDAKMHSGRSGCCSVLARDEGDCLEKCRELISFLPSNNEEMPPIVETGDDPDRVMEDILEVVPADLSKWFDTREVIKRAVDNGYYFEVNRDYARNLSVGFARFNGQTAGIIANNSGWKGGCEDTDSADKHARFTRFCDAFNIPIVYFSDCPAFLPSAVEERKGILRHGTMVIHATSEATVPKINVIVRKLYGGAQLVMPVNFTKADRYLAWPTVERGVMGAAALASVVYLGRIKRAKTPEEAAEIKRRGTEVMEVQVQRFSSETNEDIIDPRLTRQAIIRALKSTADKKEGRPPRKHENINL from the coding sequence ATGGTCACTTTAAGGGATAAATGGGAAGAAAGAGAAGCAACGATCAAAAGGTTGAAATGGGGAGGTGGACCTTCCGAGATAGAGAAGGTCCACCAGCAGGGTAAACTCACTGCGAGGGAAAGAATAGAGAAGCTTCTAGACCAGGGCAGTTTTCAGGAAATAGATCTTTGGAGTTCGGCCTACAAAACAGGTTTTGATATTGATGAGGTAGATGCTCCTGGAGACGCTGTGATTGTGGGGCAAGGGGAAATAAACGGGCGACCTGTCTTCGTTTGGGCGCAGGATGCTACCGTTTTAGGCGGCACTATGGCTGAAAACCATATCAGGAAAATAGTTACCGTAATGGAGAAGGCCCTTAAGGAAAGATGTCCTATAATAGGGATGTATGACTCGGAAGGGATGAGAATACAAAACTTAGTTCATGCTCACAGTCATTTTACTCCAGGTTTGATGATGCGTTTCCAGACCCTTTCCTCGGGGGTAATTCCTCAGGTTTCGCTTGTAATGGGTCCTTGCGTCGGGCCTGCCGCATTATCGGCTGTCCTAACAGATTTTGTTTTCATGGTCAGAGGGACAAGCTATATGCACGTGGCTCCCCCACCCCCGCTGGTTACTGGCCGGGAGATAGGCGATGCTAAAATGCACTCAGGGAGAAGCGGATGCTGTAGTGTGCTGGCAAGAGATGAAGGTGATTGTTTGGAAAAATGTAGAGAATTAATAAGCTTTTTGCCATCAAATAACGAGGAAATGCCTCCCATTGTTGAGACTGGAGATGACCCTGATAGGGTGATGGAAGATATCCTCGAAGTAGTGCCGGCTGACCTGAGTAAGTGGTTTGATACCCGTGAAGTAATTAAAAGGGCGGTAGATAACGGTTATTATTTTGAAGTTAACAGAGATTACGCACGAAATTTAAGCGTGGGTTTTGCCCGGTTTAATGGGCAAACTGCAGGAATAATAGCGAATAACTCAGGTTGGAAAGGAGGATGTGAAGATACCGATAGCGCAGATAAGCATGCTCGCTTTACTCGATTTTGTGATGCCTTTAATATACCAATAGTATATTTTTCTGATTGTCCTGCGTTTTTACCCAGTGCTGTTGAGGAACGTAAAGGTATCCTTCGTCATGGCACTATGGTGATACATGCCACCTCAGAAGCTACCGTCCCTAAGATCAATGTAATTGTAAGGAAACTTTATGGCGGGGCACAGTTAGTTATGCCGGTGAATTTCACTAAGGCAGACCGCTATTTAGCGTGGCCTACTGTAGAGCGTGGAGTAATGGGAGCTGCCGCGCTCGCCTCTGTCGTTTATTTGGGCAGGATAAAGCGAGCGAAAACCCCTGAAGAAGCGGCGGAAATAAAGCGCAGAGGAACTGAGGTAATGGAAGTGCAGGTACAGAGGTTTTCTTCTGAGACAAACGAGGACATCATTGATCCGCGCTTAACAAGACAGGCTATTATCAGAGCATTAAAAAGCACAGCCGATAAAAAAGAAGGAAGACCGCCGAGGAAGCACGAGAATATCAATTTGTAA
- a CDS encoding acyl-CoA carboxylase subunit beta, with translation MEGKIREKIREIEQEREKNKLGGGPKEIERQRGKGKLTARERIELLFDSGTFHESELWAQPMRTGFDDIDARSLPGDAVVIGFGKVHGRWVYAYAHDFTEMSGTQSAVQHSKVTKAIDTATKMMIPYVGIVDSAGIRIQDMMGEPTFRAPISGYGIGETGSFMYSPPWASGVIPQIALLLGPQFAGSSYSPILKDFLIMRRSPEVFMALCSPPAIKDVTGEVVTYADIGSSEVHAEISGTSDLVVDSDEEGIGKTRELLSFLPSNYRERPPIIDTGDPSTRRDEELLNLAEKRDMYEIIYRLIDNRHFFEIKPVYAKNAIIGLARLSGQTVGIVANNPQVMQGAIDRDSSDKMARFIRFCDAFNIPLIFLVDSVGFLPSKEQEELGLERHAAKVPYAICEATVPKITIYVGECSGYAEFVMGTGPMGVDLTVAWPTAKVGFLDPELAVNTIYEKELKTAENREEVRKKRIEEFVQKYNNLYHAGARQLIQDIIDPRDTRPQLSNALACFANKEEVRPWKKHGNIPL, from the coding sequence ATGGAGGGAAAAATAAGAGAAAAAATCAGGGAAATAGAACAGGAGAGGGAGAAGAATAAGTTAGGAGGCGGGCCAAAGGAAATAGAGAGACAGCGTGGAAAGGGGAAGCTAACAGCCAGGGAAAGGATCGAGTTGCTCTTTGATTCAGGAACCTTCCATGAATCAGAGTTATGGGCTCAGCCTATGAGGACAGGCTTTGATGATATTGATGCCCGATCCCTTCCTGGCGATGCAGTGGTTATCGGTTTTGGCAAAGTACATGGGCGTTGGGTCTATGCATACGCCCATGATTTTACCGAAATGAGCGGGACGCAATCTGCGGTGCAGCATAGCAAAGTAACCAAAGCAATTGACACAGCTACCAAAATGATGATCCCTTATGTGGGAATAGTGGATAGTGCCGGGATAAGGATACAAGACATGATGGGTGAACCTACGTTTAGGGCACCCATTAGTGGCTACGGAATAGGTGAAACAGGAAGCTTTATGTATTCCCCTCCCTGGGCATCAGGGGTAATACCACAGATCGCTTTACTGCTGGGGCCGCAATTCGCAGGTTCTTCCTATTCGCCCATACTAAAAGATTTCTTGATCATGCGTAGAAGTCCTGAAGTTTTCATGGCTCTTTGTTCTCCTCCGGCAATTAAAGATGTTACAGGAGAGGTGGTGACTTATGCAGATATTGGAAGCTCTGAGGTTCATGCTGAAATAAGTGGCACTTCTGATTTGGTCGTTGATTCTGATGAAGAGGGAATAGGAAAGACCAGAGAGCTTTTGAGTTTTCTGCCATCGAACTATAGAGAACGACCACCTATCATTGATACTGGCGACCCTTCCACCCGGAGAGATGAGGAGCTGTTGAACCTTGCTGAAAAGAGAGATATGTATGAAATCATCTATCGTCTCATAGATAACCGTCATTTCTTCGAGATAAAGCCAGTTTATGCAAAAAACGCAATTATAGGTCTCGCCCGCCTAAGTGGCCAGACAGTTGGAATAGTGGCCAATAATCCTCAAGTAATGCAGGGCGCTATAGATAGGGATTCCTCGGATAAAATGGCGAGATTTATCAGGTTCTGTGACGCGTTTAATATTCCTCTAATTTTCTTAGTAGATAGCGTAGGTTTTCTTCCCAGCAAAGAGCAAGAGGAGTTAGGATTGGAACGACATGCGGCAAAGGTTCCCTACGCTATCTGTGAGGCTACTGTCCCTAAGATTACTATTTATGTAGGGGAGTGTTCCGGTTATGCTGAATTCGTCATGGGCACAGGACCGATGGGAGTAGATTTAACAGTTGCCTGGCCGACGGCAAAAGTAGGATTCTTAGACCCAGAACTCGCCGTTAATACCATTTATGAAAAGGAATTAAAGACTGCGGAAAATCGCGAAGAGGTTCGAAAAAAGAGGATAGAAGAATTCGTCCAGAAATATAATAACTTATATCATGCTGGAGCGCGGCAATTAATCCAAGATATAATAGACCCCCGCGATACAAGACCGCAATTATCAAACGCCTTAGCCTGCTTTGCAAATAAAGAAGAAGTAAGACCCTGGAAGAAGCATGGGAATATCCCTCTTTAA
- a CDS encoding acetyl-CoA hydrolase/transferase C-terminal domain-containing protein: MDWQEEYSKRMISAEEAVAMVKPGDAVAFTAGREAYAIGLALVSRVVELQGQGVKVFVPTPGYDFGWYDPGWEDFFDLTIMMATATCQEAIDERRIDFNFGTIIPFHMNEDIMEPDILLTEVSPPDGKGFCSFGQSLWNKKRHVRAAKLVIAEVNANLIRTYGDNFIHVSEIDYFVEHVSSGATPGAGSLAGRKKRAPEPYIKDIAGYVGSIMKDRDTFQIGVGRTTELLVQHGLLDGRQDLGYHSEATPPRIITLVREGMINGKYKTLNTGKVTVTSLGGGTKEEMEWASDNPIFELVDVAYLEDIRVIAAHDNMVAINQALAIELTGQITAEGLGTRQVSVAGGQIPFVFGALLSKGGRSITVLPSTARVGDRIASRIMPTLPEGTPITTLRNCAQYVVTEYGIANLWGKSVRQRAEELISIAHPDFRAELREAAKKRFWA; encoded by the coding sequence TTGGATTGGCAGGAAGAGTATAGCAAAAGGATGATCTCGGCCGAGGAAGCGGTCGCAATGGTAAAACCCGGTGATGCGGTGGCATTCACCGCGGGTCGTGAAGCCTACGCTATAGGTTTAGCTCTCGTTTCCAGGGTAGTGGAGTTACAGGGCCAAGGCGTGAAGGTCTTCGTTCCAACGCCAGGATACGATTTCGGTTGGTATGACCCCGGCTGGGAGGATTTCTTTGATTTAACCATCATGATGGCTACGGCCACTTGCCAGGAGGCCATTGATGAAAGGAGGATTGACTTCAATTTCGGGACCATAATCCCCTTTCACATGAACGAGGATATAATGGAACCCGATATCCTCCTCACCGAGGTATCGCCTCCCGATGGGAAAGGGTTTTGCAGCTTCGGGCAATCGCTATGGAACAAAAAAAGACATGTCAGGGCGGCCAAGCTGGTAATCGCTGAGGTAAATGCGAACCTCATCAGAACCTATGGTGATAATTTTATCCATGTCTCGGAGATAGATTACTTTGTGGAGCATGTCTCCTCGGGGGCAACCCCCGGCGCCGGCTCGCTTGCCGGGAGGAAGAAAAGGGCGCCCGAACCCTATATAAAAGACATCGCCGGATATGTGGGCTCCATAATGAAGGACAGAGATACCTTTCAAATTGGCGTCGGAAGAACTACGGAACTTTTAGTCCAGCATGGTCTCCTTGATGGCAGACAGGACCTGGGCTATCATTCCGAAGCCACTCCTCCAAGGATCATTACCCTGGTTCGGGAAGGGATGATAAACGGGAAATATAAGACCCTTAATACCGGTAAGGTGACTGTTACCTCTCTTGGGGGTGGCACCAAGGAGGAGATGGAGTGGGCCAGCGATAATCCAATATTTGAATTGGTAGATGTAGCCTACCTTGAGGATATCAGGGTTATTGCCGCCCATGATAACATGGTAGCCATTAACCAAGCCCTGGCTATAGAGTTGACAGGGCAGATCACCGCTGAGGGTTTGGGCACACGGCAAGTTAGTGTCGCCGGGGGGCAGATTCCCTTCGTCTTCGGCGCCTTGCTTTCCAAAGGAGGGCGTTCCATCACCGTCCTGCCGTCAACGGCGAGAGTCGGCGATAGGATTGCCTCCCGCATTATGCCCACCTTGCCCGAGGGAACACCGATAACTACCCTGCGGAACTGTGCCCAGTATGTAGTTACCGAATATGGGATTGCCAATCTTTGGGGTAAATCGGTGAGACAGAGAGCGGAGGAACTCATCTCGATAGCTCACCCTGATTTCCGCGCCGAGCTCAGGGAGGCAGCAAAGAAACGCTTCTGGGCATGA
- a CDS encoding 2-hydroxyacyl-CoA dehydratase family protein: protein MSVEYKLNRLDTSGVGPLVDKHWRELREAKEKGMKVAWSSGPLFVYSYATPNMASHFMAGYAAYCGGRKMGDEVLEAAERYGELRDTCSYHRLHTGMAAMIANKWPVTDPRVILPLPDLLISGRFCTEMSHYMEAIHRRFGTKAVIIELPVARKKEDLPRIEKYVTNQIKETLIPAIEKTSGSKFNEENMRNIFRAWKEDLIIRNKCWEFLKRKPALWTLWDYGVSIAPIFYAMGKPESHEYYVNLLAQLEERAAKNIPAVHPDGEKYRLYWDGWLPWAFLGKFLRLMVPHGAIPITGRYPWEFFPYPEDINPEADDIIHEWIRLLYTSPNTLGYHDGPWGGEEHVEKLIQEYSCDGMLFFSSKTCRLWNLGQQEIINKVERKYGIPGIVIEGDMIDSTMVSEDQLRTRIEALLETIDARRR, encoded by the coding sequence ATGAGCGTGGAATATAAACTAAACAGGCTTGACACTTCAGGAGTTGGTCCCCTCGTTGACAAGCATTGGAGGGAGCTTAGAGAAGCTAAGGAAAAAGGAATGAAGGTGGCGTGGTCTTCTGGGCCACTGTTTGTATATTCATATGCCACTCCCAATATGGCATCCCATTTTATGGCCGGCTATGCCGCTTATTGCGGGGGGAGAAAGATGGGAGACGAGGTGCTCGAAGCTGCTGAGAGGTACGGGGAACTTAGAGATACATGTTCTTATCATCGCCTTCATACCGGTATGGCGGCGATGATTGCAAATAAATGGCCGGTGACAGATCCAAGGGTGATTCTCCCTCTTCCTGATTTGTTGATTTCAGGACGGTTTTGTACCGAGATGTCTCATTATATGGAGGCAATCCACCGGAGGTTTGGCACAAAAGCCGTAATCATAGAATTACCTGTGGCCCGTAAGAAAGAGGATTTGCCGAGGATAGAGAAGTACGTAACAAATCAGATAAAGGAGACCCTCATACCGGCCATAGAAAAGACAAGCGGCAGCAAGTTTAATGAAGAGAATATGAGAAATATCTTCAGAGCATGGAAAGAAGACCTGATAATTCGGAATAAATGTTGGGAATTTCTCAAGAGAAAGCCTGCCCTCTGGACATTGTGGGATTATGGTGTCAGCATCGCCCCCATATTTTATGCCATGGGAAAACCGGAGAGCCACGAGTACTACGTTAATCTCTTAGCACAATTAGAAGAAAGGGCGGCCAAGAATATCCCCGCAGTTCATCCTGATGGGGAGAAATACCGTCTGTACTGGGATGGCTGGCTTCCCTGGGCATTTCTGGGAAAGTTTCTCCGTTTGATGGTCCCCCATGGAGCGATCCCGATCACCGGGAGGTACCCGTGGGAATTTTTCCCTTACCCTGAAGATATAAATCCCGAAGCCGATGATATTATCCACGAGTGGATCAGGTTGCTCTATACCAGCCCCAACACGCTGGGATACCATGATGGCCCATGGGGAGGGGAAGAGCACGTGGAGAAGCTTATCCAGGAATATTCCTGTGATGGGATGCTCTTCTTCTCATCCAAGACCTGCCGCCTCTGGAACCTGGGACAACAGGAAATCATAAACAAGGTGGAAAGGAAATACGGTATCCCAGGAATTGTCATCGAAGGAGACATGATAGATTCGACGATGGTCTCTGAAGATCAGTTAAGAACGAGGATAGAGGCATTGCTGGAAACGATTGATGCGAGAAGGAGATAA
- a CDS encoding 3-oxoacyl-[acyl-carrier-protein] synthase III C-terminal domain-containing protein → MVGIKKIAVHLPYYRLSRKTIGMAWGAKAGKGERRVANFDEDSVTMAIEAGFKCLQQENRDKIKGLYFASTTAPYWEKQCAAICAGVLDLSPGIRTGDFGGSTRSSTNALIAAIDAVKAGLGDILVVTADCRPTLPRSPLEGIMGDGGAAVLLGDSDIICHIKDSYSAWNDITDVWRMDKDNFVKTWEDRFIVQMGYEKDITHSITAIMERNNLQADRVDKLVMYSPEGTSHQRVAKKLGFKPEQIQDSLVDRTGNTGSAQALMMLASALAAAKPGETILWANFGSGSDTLLLEMGERDASSVTGLTLEAGKELSYQKYLAFRGLVQTPQELIRLFPSASVMWRTRKWSAALHGSKCNVCGLITFPIQRVCYSCKSKDNFEEFPLSGKKGKVFSYSLDNLAGGPNPPTIQTIVETEVGARIYCLMTDCEPEEIKIEAPVEMIYRRFHEEAGFYNYYWKCRPIGL, encoded by the coding sequence ATGGTTGGAATTAAAAAGATTGCAGTTCATCTCCCCTATTACCGTTTGAGCAGAAAGACAATCGGCATGGCCTGGGGCGCTAAAGCGGGAAAAGGAGAGAGGCGGGTGGCCAATTTTGACGAAGATAGCGTCACCATGGCGATCGAGGCCGGTTTTAAGTGTTTGCAGCAGGAAAACAGGGATAAGATAAAAGGGCTTTACTTTGCCTCTACTACCGCTCCGTATTGGGAGAAACAATGTGCCGCTATCTGCGCAGGGGTGCTCGATCTTTCCCCTGGCATTCGTACCGGTGATTTTGGGGGTTCAACAAGGTCAAGTACGAATGCCTTGATTGCTGCTATAGATGCGGTAAAAGCAGGCCTGGGAGATATTCTTGTCGTCACTGCCGATTGTCGCCCTACCCTTCCCCGTTCCCCTCTGGAGGGTATTATGGGGGATGGGGGGGCAGCGGTCCTCCTTGGAGATTCAGATATAATCTGCCATATCAAAGATTCTTATTCGGCCTGGAACGATATTACCGACGTATGGAGAATGGATAAGGACAATTTTGTGAAGACATGGGAGGATCGTTTTATCGTCCAGATGGGTTATGAGAAGGATATAACTCATTCCATAACTGCCATCATGGAGAGAAATAATCTGCAGGCCGACAGAGTAGATAAATTGGTCATGTACAGTCCCGAGGGAACAAGCCACCAGCGGGTAGCAAAGAAATTGGGGTTTAAACCGGAACAGATACAGGATTCTCTGGTGGACAGGACAGGGAATACCGGCTCTGCCCAGGCTTTAATGATGCTCGCTTCTGCCCTTGCCGCGGCAAAACCAGGCGAGACGATCCTCTGGGCAAACTTTGGCAGTGGAAGCGATACCCTTCTGCTTGAAATGGGGGAAAGAGACGCTTCCTCAGTAACAGGATTGACCCTCGAGGCGGGTAAGGAGCTTAGTTACCAGAAATATCTCGCCTTTCGTGGATTGGTGCAGACACCTCAGGAGCTTATACGTCTCTTCCCCTCTGCCTCTGTAATGTGGAGGACAAGAAAATGGTCTGCCGCTTTGCATGGAAGTAAATGCAATGTATGCGGCTTAATAACTTTTCCCATTCAACGGGTATGTTATTCCTGTAAGAGCAAGGATAACTTTGAGGAGTTTCCCCTATCCGGTAAGAAAGGAAAGGTCTTTTCATATTCTCTCGATAACCTGGCCGGTGGACCGAATCCGCCAACCATCCAAACAATTGTAGAAACTGAAGTCGGGGCCCGTATCTACTGTCTGATGACCGATTGCGAACCTGAGGAGATAAAGATAGAGGCCCCTGTGGAGATGATCTATAGACGATTTCATGAGGAGGCCGGTTTTTACAATTACTATTGGAAATGCCGTCCGATTGGATTATAA
- a CDS encoding 2-hydroxyacyl-CoA dehydratase family protein, with amino-acid sequence MEEMMKEFFSYTSDPYRAISEWKEASKKKVVGVFPMWIPEEIIHASGMLPVVMWRSNEAVTWGYAHVPSYNCPMNKSVVDDAVKGKLKFMDGMVFLRECLQSQEVPYIIENNACPPFEEYLYLPPIYHGDKASKGFTRDEFEKLRAGLEKFGGEKITDEKLKESIRIYNRNRSLLRRLYEIRRKKPGILKGKDILRVVWASMLMPKEEHSKLLEKLVSELEKDGHAPAKGKKVFLSGCLCIHPQLELLDMIEDLGMSVVDDDIYVGYRYFANDAEVTDDPMGALVERYFIKTPVDPARGEVELHWGDELVEKVKKVGADGIITLLTKYCPPHLCYYPDIKVKLADAGIPEVLIEVEHEIISLEGIKTRLQSFKEIIGGV; translated from the coding sequence ATGGAAGAGATGATGAAGGAGTTTTTTAGTTACACTTCGGATCCTTATCGTGCCATCTCGGAATGGAAGGAGGCCAGTAAAAAGAAGGTCGTCGGGGTTTTCCCCATGTGGATACCGGAGGAGATAATCCATGCCTCGGGGATGCTCCCCGTGGTGATGTGGAGGAGTAACGAGGCCGTCACGTGGGGATATGCCCATGTGCCCTCCTATAACTGCCCGATGAATAAAAGCGTGGTTGATGATGCCGTCAAGGGAAAGTTGAAATTCATGGACGGCATGGTCTTCTTGAGGGAATGCCTGCAATCTCAGGAAGTGCCGTACATTATCGAAAATAATGCCTGCCCGCCTTTTGAAGAATATCTCTACCTCCCCCCCATATACCACGGGGATAAGGCATCAAAGGGATTCACCAGGGACGAATTTGAAAAACTCAGAGCCGGTCTGGAAAAGTTCGGCGGGGAAAAGATTACAGATGAGAAACTGAAGGAGAGTATCCGCATCTATAACCGGAATCGTTCGTTACTGAGAAGGCTTTACGAGATAAGAAGGAAAAAGCCCGGAATTTTGAAGGGAAAGGATATCCTCAGGGTAGTATGGGCGAGCATGCTGATGCCGAAAGAGGAGCACAGTAAATTGCTTGAGAAACTGGTCTCCGAACTGGAAAAAGACGGGCACGCACCGGCAAAAGGAAAAAAAGTCTTCCTCTCCGGGTGTCTTTGTATCCATCCCCAGCTTGAACTCCTGGATATGATAGAGGATCTCGGAATGTCCGTTGTGGATGACGACATATATGTAGGATACAGATACTTTGCAAACGATGCAGAGGTGACAGATGATCCTATGGGGGCGCTGGTGGAACGCTACTTTATTAAGACGCCTGTAGACCCGGCAAGGGGAGAGGTGGAGTTGCACTGGGGGGATGAATTGGTAGAGAAGGTGAAAAAGGTGGGTGCAGACGGCATTATTACCCTGCTGACTAAATATTGCCCCCCCCATCTCTGTTATTATCCTGATATCAAGGTGAAGTTGGCGGATGCCGGCATACCCGAGGTGCTTATAGAGGTAGAACATGAAATTATATCGTTGGAGGGCATAAAGACAAGGTTGCAATCGTTTAAAGAAATAATAGGAGGTGTTTAA
- a CDS encoding acetyl-CoA acetyltransferase, giving the protein MRKEGIRDRVAIIGMGCCKFGENWDKGPEDMIIEAAYEAYEDAGIDPKEIQAAWVGTTTSHWVGMGGLALAEPLKLHQIPVTRVENWCATGHEAFRNACFGVAAGMYDIVLALGFEKLKDCGFPGLGAGRGVHPVMEVRRTAPSSFAFAANRYFHEYGLSYEEGKRAIGMIAVKNHHNGSMHPKAHFQAEITLEQVLNAPIISSPLGLYDCCGNSDGAAAAIICNAEIAKRFRDDPIYVKGIGLAQNSIAPHFEPEFNWTTFAATQNASKQAYEQAGIENPREEINLAVVHDCFTITELLIYEDLGFSPRGRAREDIEGGTFTLEGKLPVNTDGGLKCFGHPIGASGLRMCYEIYKQLQGKCGKRQIKKANRGLAHTLGGHPSVSCVVILGNEKG; this is encoded by the coding sequence ATGAGAAAAGAAGGAATTAGAGATAGAGTGGCCATTATTGGCATGGGGTGTTGTAAATTTGGTGAGAACTGGGACAAGGGACCGGAGGATATGATCATTGAGGCCGCCTACGAGGCCTATGAGGACGCCGGTATAGATCCGAAGGAGATCCAGGCCGCCTGGGTGGGAACTACCACTTCCCACTGGGTAGGAATGGGCGGCCTCGCTCTGGCGGAACCACTGAAACTTCACCAAATACCGGTTACCCGGGTGGAGAACTGGTGTGCCACAGGACATGAGGCGTTTCGTAATGCATGTTTCGGCGTGGCGGCGGGGATGTACGATATCGTCCTGGCCCTTGGGTTTGAAAAGTTAAAGGACTGCGGATTTCCTGGCCTGGGGGCAGGCAGGGGAGTGCACCCGGTGATGGAGGTCAGAAGGACCGCACCGAGCAGTTTCGCCTTCGCTGCCAACAGGTACTTCCATGAGTATGGCCTCTCCTATGAGGAGGGCAAAAGGGCTATCGGCATGATTGCGGTAAAGAATCATCACAACGGGAGTATGCACCCAAAGGCACATTTCCAGGCGGAAATAACGTTGGAGCAGGTCTTAAATGCACCCATTATTTCTTCACCGTTGGGTCTCTATGACTGCTGTGGCAATAGTGATGGCGCCGCTGCGGCCATCATCTGCAATGCCGAGATAGCAAAAAGATTCCGTGACGATCCGATATACGTCAAAGGTATTGGACTGGCACAAAACTCCATTGCCCCTCACTTTGAACCGGAATTCAACTGGACGACCTTTGCCGCCACACAGAACGCAAGCAAACAGGCCTATGAACAGGCGGGGATAGAGAATCCGCGGGAGGAAATCAACCTGGCAGTGGTGCACGATTGTTTCACGATTACGGAACTGCTTATCTACGAGGATTTGGGTTTTTCCCCGAGGGGACGGGCAAGGGAAGATATCGAAGGGGGGACATTCACCCTGGAGGGAAAACTTCCCGTCAATACCGACGGTGGTTTGAAGTGTTTCGGACACCCCATCGGGGCCTCCGGCCTGAGGATGTGTTATGAGATATATAAGCAGCTTCAGGGCAAATGCGGGAAACGCCAAATTAAAAAGGCAAACAGGGGACTGGCCCATACCTTGGGAGGGCATCCCAGCGTATCCTGTGTAGTGATCTTAGGGAACGAAAAGGGATAA